A DNA window from Xanthomonas campestris pv. campestris str. ATCC 33913 contains the following coding sequences:
- the fis gene encoding DNA-binding transcriptional regulator Fis: MNAAPSRPDSSRGAPKSPLREHVAQSVRRYLRDLDGSDADDVYEIVLREMEIPLFVEVLNHCEGNQSRAAAMLGIHRATLRKKLKEYGLT, encoded by the coding sequence TTGAACGCAGCCCCCTCTCGTCCTGACAGCAGTCGTGGCGCCCCGAAGTCGCCGCTGCGCGAACACGTCGCGCAGTCCGTGCGCCGCTATTTGCGCGACCTCGACGGCAGCGATGCCGACGACGTGTATGAAATCGTGCTGCGCGAGATGGAAATCCCGTTGTTCGTCGAAGTGCTCAACCATTGCGAAGGCAATCAGAGCCGCGCCGCGGCCATGCTGGGCATTCACCGCGCTACGCTGCGCAAGAAGCTCAAAGAGTATGGGCTGACGTAG